A region from the Gavia stellata isolate bGavSte3 chromosome 2, bGavSte3.hap2, whole genome shotgun sequence genome encodes:
- the RDH14 gene encoding LOW QUALITY PROTEIN: retinol dehydrogenase 14 (The sequence of the model RefSeq protein was modified relative to this genomic sequence to represent the inferred CDS: deleted 2 bases in 1 codon; substituted 1 base at 1 genomic stop codon) produces MPSGAPGQSXRTPGAGRPPSGEAGAHFGRSAARPCRMAAAATALALGGGLLLAAWRWLRGAARAAAGASMRGKTVIITGANSGLGRAAAAELLRMRARVIMGCRDRARAERAAREIRAELGEGAEAEGGGELVVRELDLASLRSVRAFCHRVLQEEPRLDVLINNAGIFQCPYMKTEDGFEMQFGVNHLGHFLLTNLLLGLLKNSAPSRIVVVSSKLYKYGEINFEDLNSEISYNKSFCYSRSKLANILFARELARRLEGTGVTVNSLHPGIVRTNLGRYVNIPLLAKPLFNLVSWAFFKTPLEGAQTSIYLASSPDVEGVSGKYFGDCKEEELLPKAMDDLVARKLWDISEVMVGLLK; encoded by the exons ATGCCCAGCGGCGCGCCTGGCCAATCCTAACGCACCCCCGGCGCCGGCCGGCCGCCGAGCGGCGAGGCGGGGGCG CACTTCGGGCGGAGCGCCGCTCGGCCCTGCAGGATGGCTGCGGCGGCGACGGCGCTGGCGCTGGGCGGTGGGCTCCTCCTGGCCGCCTGGCGCTGGCTGCGGGGCGCGgcccgggccgcggccggggcCTCCATGCGGGGCAAGACGGTGATCATCACGGGGGCCAACAGCGGGCtgggccgggcggcggcggccgagcTGCTGCGGATGCGGGCCCGCGTCATCATGGGCTGCCGCGACCGGGCGCGGGCCGAGCGGGCGGCCCGCGAGATCCGGGCCGAGCTGGGCGAGGGGGCGGAGGCCGAGGGCGGCGGCGAGCTGGTGGTCCGCGAGCTGGACCTGGCCTCGCTCCGCTCCGTCCGCGCCTTCTGCCACCGCGTCCTCCAG GAAGAGCCAAGGCTGGATGTTCTGATAAATAACGCAGGGATATTCCAGTGTCCATACATGAAGACAGAGGATGGCTTTGAGATGCAATTTGGTGTAAACCACTTGGGTCACTTCTTGCTCACCAACCTTCTTCTGGGCCTCCTCAAAAATTCTGCTCCGAGCAGGATTGTGGTAGTATCCTCAAAGCTTTACAAATATGGAGAGATCAACTTTGAAGATTTGAACAGTGAAATAAGTTACAATAAAAGCTTTTGTTACAGTCGGAGTAAACTGGCTAACATATTATTTGCGAGGGAGCTAGCCCGTCGGTTAGAAGGGACAGGAGTCACCGTCAATTCACTTCATCCTGGGATTGTCAGAACAAATCTAGGCAGATATGTGAATATTCCTTTGCTGGCAAAACCTCTATTCAACTTGGTGTCATGGGCTTTCTTCAAAACACCTTTGGAAGGAGCCCAGACTTCTATTTATTTGGCCTCTTCTCCTGATGTCGAAGGCGTGTCGGGAAAATACTTTGGGGACTGCAAAGAGGAGGAACTCCTGCCCAAAGCCATGGATGACTTGGTTGCGAGGAAGTTGTGGGATATCAGTGAAGTGATGGTTGGTTTATTGAAGTAA